A window of Epinephelus lanceolatus isolate andai-2023 chromosome 3, ASM4190304v1, whole genome shotgun sequence genomic DNA:
ACCTCTCCGCTCAGCACTGACCGCAgtccagcctcctcctcctcctcctgcctgtaAACCAGAGCCTGATCATCTGAACACTCCACTCTCTCAACACGAAGGAGAGGGGGATCTGTGGGTTTGAAAGAGAGGATgagaagctaaaaaaaacagtggATAAAAGACTAAAAGTAAGGAAATCCCTGTGCACACAAGCACCTGTGACTTAAGACAGGCGGGCCTCTGCACGAGGCACCTGAGATGGAAAGATAACGCGGGAGGAGGTGAGCTGTAAGTGGAGGAAAGTTAAAtaggggtggaggaggaggaggaggagaggagtcaTGGGTCACAGATCAGAGGTGAGGGGTTTTTATCACTGTGTTATGACCCCCGGTGACCCACGTCCACTGCCGCTTGTGTTACTGTGAGAGAATCAGAAGTGGTGAAATTGTTTTAGAAATCATCTGCACTAAGGAGGAACTGACAGACGAGGGGATACAGGGGGGAGAGGTTATTACGTATCAGGGTCAAACAAGAGAAAGAGATGGTGTAACTGTAAATTGTCTgcaagtgcttttttttttatctgtctgAATGTGTAAATGCTTTGTTTGGTAGCAGTTTTCTTTCTATCTGTTCAATcactgagtttgtgtgtttgtggtcacATTCCAATAAATATGTAATATACACCTTTTCCTTTATTTAACGTGTTTTAAGCCTTTTCAGGAGCAACAGTTGACACAATACGTCAGTGAAACCCAAGTAAGTGACTGcaggtttgtgtttgttttgtatgttgTACCTTTAGAGCTAAAAGAAAAGGTCCAAACAATGGAGACACCGCAGGGTCAGCGTTAGCTGGTGTGAACGTCTTTTCCCGCCTCACCTTTTCTGTGTTAAATTTCAACAGTCACGGGAATCTGCGTTAACGAAATATCGAGGTCGTCATTCTAGCCCGTAGTGTTTGCTCCCCATTGTGATTTCTTTATGCTCTGGCGTCCGTAACTCCACAGGGAGCATTTACGACTCCTTTCTCATGTGACCTCTCTAGGGAGCACTGTGGAGTGCTCAGGTATCAGGGGTCATGTTTTATCATGGGCTTTTAGGctacatatttaaagatattttcaAACTCgtgaagtaaaaacaaaacagttcactgatacatgttttattaaaaagtTTAACACATAATACAATAAACATCTGAAGTGCATACATGCATTATAAACACTTTATAGGAATACTATGTAGATGCTGGTCATCGTAGCTGCAGTCACTAAGATGTTTCCAGCTCTTTGGTCCGAAGCTTTTGAGTCGTGAGTGTTAAATATTTTTGATGTTGCTGCTCCTTTTCTTCTGTTCTTGTTCCGTACAAAAGTTATGGCTTTTGATGACGAAGAGGGACGGTGCTTGCAGCTCAAACCAGTCACCAGTTTgaattgtacatttctacaaaccacagatacattttaCGTTATGTTACAGCGGGTACATTGAAATCTTAGGTTTCTTAACAACTctgtggtgaaggtgtggttatgtttaggcacaaaaatcacttggttatggttaggaaaagatcatgttttggcttaaaatagccAAGCAGGAATGggtcagtgaaaaacaccctGGTTCCTTGGCCCATACGCCACTGGGAAACCCCCTTATGTGTCCATGAAAAATACCCAGCTTTTCGTGGCTGAAATGCCActaggaaacacagcaatgtgtcGTAAAAAACACCTAGGTTTGGCGCCAGTATTGCTGCTAGGAAACACCATAAAGTGCTGctaaaaacactcatgtttggtgCCAGAAACACCGGTGGAAACACCACCAGCATTTGCTAAAAATCAaccagtgtttgttgtttgttggtctcaatcaggggtctgcagcttggcaggccaTCCACCATCCGTTCCACCTCTGCATGACAAATTCAGCTCaaatactacatcactttagaaacattgatatgatgcCTAGAAACATATAAATTTAACATAgttgtggtttgtagaaacatacaagccaacattttcttctggcagctGTGCTGTGCAGCTGGACAAACCCAGATCTGTGTCCACCAGGGTGCCAAAACAATTCATCGTTTATATTTTGTTGGAAATGAAGACAGTGTCTTGTAGCTTTTTGCAGCTACATATACATATCAGTCTTTGGGTGGCATTTTCCTCCCCTTCAGTCTGTGTTTGCACTGGGATCCATCCATGGTGCCCAGGATGCACACTGTAGTTGCTTCATATCCATATTCCTCTCCTTAGGTCACCCTCAATCTTGTGCTTCAAcctgcagtggaaaaaaacataattgaatgtcctgctgaaagGTACAGAGAAGGACAAAACAACTAACTGCGTGTACAGCAGtccaaaaaattaaaactaaacCCCCCTCTCTCCTAATGGCACCAAAGCCTTCCTCTTCATCATTAGTGAGATTTATGTCTGAGCCTTTTTCCCCCTCCATGCACTCCTGTTCTGCGTGAATACACACCTCTGCCACTAATCACGCACACCTTCTTAACTGCCACCTGCCGGCCCTGTAAcctgtttttgttctgtgtaTCACACCGCTCGGCTCATAACCTCCTctacacagaaacacatgtaTGAGTGCACACGTCTTACCTTTAGGGGAAGGGTACTCTGGAGTGGAGAGGCAGGCAGCGTCTGTGTGGGCAGTGGTGTCTGTGGTATTTTCTCCTTAAGTTCAGGAAATCTGAAAGAAAGAGATGATTTTTAATATGCAGAATAAAGCCCCTGGAGAAGCTGATGTTTCATAACAGAGATACGTTTGTAGCTGCATGAATGAGCTGCTAATCACATGTAATTTTAGGTGTAAAAAGTCCCTTTAAACAAGATTTATGTCTGCAGGTGGAGCCCTGTATATCACCTGAGAGGCTTAATTAATCCCAAATGGTGCACAGTAACTCAGCCTGAGCTTTTCAGCACCACAAGAGATAAAATAACACCTCCTACAGCCGCCATGTTCTAAGTGAGTATGATTATGAAACTAACTAAGCCTAATTATGTCCTAACTTATCCTCTGTTGACTATAGGTAAGCCTGCTTTAAAGGGATTTTATTgtttggacccattcaccaacAGCAGGGCGACCCCTTTCTAATAAACTGGGACACACAGACCTAACACATGACTATTTTTAAACGTCCCTAATAAATCCACTTTGACTCCTGCAGTTCACAGACTGCCAGCCAAGCCCAGGAAGAGATAAACTGCCAGATGACTTTATGgctccctcttcctcccccctcctcctcctcctcctctctcccctctgaAAGAAACAGCTCCCCACGCCTGAAGGTAGGCTCCTTTACACTTGGCACTGCTACTCCATGTCATGTTAATAAAGCTCGGGTATTTGCATGGCGTTTTAACACCGTGATTAACAAAAGCGCGCCGGAGTGTTTTCCAGTCGGGGACAAAGGGACGCACTGGGGTCGCTGTGCGATCCCCGGCGGCACTCCTCTCCCCGccctccctcctcatcctcccctcTGCATCATCAAGTGAACCTAATCACGACCTCAAACCCCAAGGCCTCTCTGTTGAACCATCGCTGTATGTCTCCACCGCAGATCACCGCAAACCAGCCTGGGTTTGCGTAGAAGGCGCACCTGTTACATCAGGCGGGAGCAACATGGTgtctacttttttttctttcttttttttttgttatcaaaaacaaaatcttaaaCATGCAGTTTGTAGCTACGCTTATTGAAATTTAATATTAAACTTTATAATTTAAAACCAACAATATACCACAAGTTTGTTATACCAGTGCTGCATTCAGGGCATGTTGGCAAAATGGGAAGAATAGCAAAAACTACCGTTAAACGCATTCATTCAAGGTAATTACCTCTGAATAGCCTATTTACGTTGTCACCCCAGATGGATCAAAAGTAAGCCCAAATTAGTAATTATATTGTGTTATATATGTATTGATTCAAGGagcaaacatttaaatttgAGCCCCTTTTAGTAAGTTAATTCGATTGCTTTGATGTAATTAAGTAACggtttggttttaattacatgtaatgGCATTGAGGTTGACTTTACAGCTCTTTTTTAGCGATGGTTGTTGACACTGTcgttattttatttgatttattgtgtttgttCCTCAACAGGAGGCTCATGATAATGTTCTCTCCCAACTAGAGTTTTCGTGTTTACGCACTATACGACAATCCATGAACGCGCCACATATTGATTGAGTCAAGGCCTGATGATTGACGGTGCGTCTGTTTGTATTTCGGAGTGTATTATCGCGCTTATATCGTAAcccccaccaaaaaaaaacgTTTAAGgaactaaatatatatatattaaaagttttaacttattttaacttttaaaatgcttaaatttggTCTGTTTCAACGGTGAGTGTTAAGCTAGTTTAAGTGGTTTAGCTAGCAAGAAgtactgttgctatggttacctgCAGTTTAAGGTACAGTTGACCCGGACTTTGTTAAAAAGTTTgaacttaatttaacttgtaaTATGTTTAAACTTAGTCTGTTTCAACGTTGAGCGTTAAGCTAGTTTAAGTAGTTAAGCTAGTAAAGAGCAGAATtattgttgctatggttacctgCGGTTTTACGGACGTTGCGCAGTGAATTAAAACGCCGCTTAAACAGTTGACCCGGACCTATGTTTGACCTTCTGCGGTTTTAACGGACACCTGCTGGTTAACGTTTTGGGATGCTTACCTGGTCTGATGGAGTAAGCTGGTACAAGAACGGCTACCAGCAGCAGGAGTAGGTAGAGCAGGTTGAAGATCCTCATGGCTGGGCAGCAGTTAACCTCTGAACAGGTCAGTTAATGATAACTGTCCAAAGGTCTGGAGAGTCTTTCTGGGTCTGAGCTGGACTGATGATGCTCAGGGTGTTGTCTTTTTCTCCTGTTTCAGTCCAGAAGGCCCTTCCCGGGAGGATCCAGTATCCAGATGTACCTCTTCTCTCGGGATAATCAGTATGTCCTTtgggaatgtgtgtgttcagtgagaGTGTGATTGTCTCTGTTTCTGAGAGCAAAGTGACAAAGGTGTTTCTCCCCCCACCTCCTTTATACAGCCTTTTTAGAGGGAGGGGGGAGTATTGGGGAGGGGGGTGCAGCTCCCACAGCTGCCCCCACCTcacccctgacacacacacacacacacacacacacttaagcaTTGCACATATTGACCCCACATGTAGAGGGTAATTCAAATGACAGGAAGCCCCCTCCTTATCCTCCAACTGCCGCTTGAACACACATTCTCCTGCATGCATGTTGTGTatgcatggatgtgtgtgtgcaactaTGAGTGATTGAAATATCTAAAGACTTAGGCAGATGTTTGTTATCACTTATAACATCAGAGCAAAGATTTAGGAAGCTGTAGTTGAAAGTAGCAGGTTCTTCATGACTGAGAGCCAGATCCCTCCTCCTTTAGTTGTCCCCTACCCCCGCACTGAGGAGGACACACACATCTGGGGCTTTTGAGTcgtggggtggtggtggtggtggtggtgatggtggagggGGTGTTTGCAGCACTGAGCATTTCAGGGCTGGGGTCCTGACTGAATGCAATCCAGTGATGCACTGGACTAATGATACTCAAAGAAACCTGACTGGGATGCTGtctactgtctgtgtctgtctgtctgcatgactgtctgtctttgtggGGAGGGTGTGTAAGTGTGTAGTTAAATGGATAAAactgtattttctgtgtttttgtaaaaaagCAATCTTTCGTGTgactgtattttgaaaattcTGTTTTTCAAGGAAGACACGTCTCTAAAGACCCTAATTTTTCTAGCTTTTCAACTGACTtttaggtccagtgtgaaggatttaggggatatattggcagaaatgtaatatcatataataagtatgttttctttagttgaAAACAAGACTCAGTGTTTCCTTACCTTTGAATAAGCGGTTTATATTctcatagggagcaggtccttgtctatggAGATCATTATGTTACACGGCCAtgcttctacagtagcccagatcagacaaagcaaacactggctctagacagggccatttacatttttgcatcagTGACCGTAGTTAGCAGCTTCTCTGCAGTGagagcatcagagaaacactgatgttttaatatgaaactgcttcatCCGGCGTTTTTACCAGTTGTAATCACCTGCAGAATCAACCGACAGAAGTTTCACCTGTTTAGATATGCAATCCTCACCTCTAGATGCCACTATATCCTCCTATATCTAACACACTGTTCATTTCAACTTCCTTTGTTAGCATCTTCTCATTAGTGCTGTGTCTTAAAcctcaaaacatattttggcACAGACCAAAATGTGTCTTTAGCACTGAGTAACAAAAACAGTTAAATACTACAACGGTATTGAATGCCTGATCAGATTTGTCATCTTATTTATGTATTCTTTAATCTCCAATTAATTATATTGTACGATAATGGTTGGGAGTAGAGcccttttcttttaaatttggCTGAATGTGTTTGAAATAGTTAAAATTAATGAAAGGTAAGCTGGCATCAAACTGCTTGTCAGATTAAAGCAGAGTTCCGGTTTTGGACTATTTTTTTTAGACAGTGTTGGTGCACAGCTGCTTGTGTAAACATGACataaattaatttaagaaatgtgggctctttgtttaattttaataaaTCTGGTTTTGTGAAAAACATGTATTGTATCGGTTAGAGTAAGGTATCAAAAATGTACAAAAGCTTTGCTATGTATCTGTTATAGTATCAAAATATTCAACAGTTGGTGGTATACCAGGGGGTTTTCTTGCACCAGGTAAACCAGGTCACTTGGCATTAGCTCCGCGGTGACTTCTGCAGTGTGGGGACTCATTAGCGTGTCTGCTTACGGCCGTCTCTGTGGACTGAGACTCTCCATTCAGCACCCAGCTAATGAATTAACACATTAAGATGAAATGTCAGCCATTACATGTGAATGAGGATTAGAGAAGCAGCAGGACACTAATGGACCGGGGGCTCAAAAATACTCCCAGAGACTTTGAACAAGCATCTGGACCGTCAGCTCTCTTTAGTCCTCCAAAACCAGACAAAAGAGCCTCAGAGAAGTCTCTCcgtttgtggtgtgtgtgtgtgtatgtgtcagtgTCATTATGTCTTTGGAAATGTTGCCTTTATTGCTTTAtggtatttgcaaaaatgttgcGTGAAATGACAGAGATTCCTCATGGATTTGGCTtacgtacaaacacacacacactcgcgtACGCACACACAACCATCCTGCTGCAAACACTCAGCCGAGGTATGTAGTTCGTTTCTATGGTGAGCTGCACTTTGCATATTAGCTGCCATTgtcttttaaaaaacttttattttcccTATTTGAATATGCTAATTTGGTCTCAATTGTCATTCAGAGCCACTTGGTATCGCTGCACCCAACTTCTGCCAAATCTCAGTCTGTCTCTGGTTCTTTCAGTCTGCCCTCCAGAACAGAAACAAGTGAACCGTACCAAATTCTTCCCACCAGGTTTTCTGTGTGACTGAGGAGAGCGTGTTGTAATATTTGCTCTTCCTGGGGATTATACGTCTTTACAGGGATTACCCAGCCTGCTCAAACACTCCCCTACAagagaggcacacacacacacacacacacacacacacacacacacacaccaagggcAACCTCCTATTAAACTGCTTCAGTACCTTGGCAGGGCTGCCCTGCATAGATGAACCTCGCTCCACTGTCAAAGGTTATTTTCTGGGTTGTGATAATTAGCATTGGGTCCTGAACCTTGGTCCTATTTTGGTACAGACCAAAATGTTTCCACCTGATTGTTTACCTTATGCAAtcattatttaaaaatacaaagagtCCAAGGTGACTACTTCATATGTCTTGCTTTGTCCCATTCCATCAACAGTCCataacccaaagatatttagttcataatgatataaaacagaaaaaagcagcacattGGAGAGGCTGCAACTGGAGGATGTTTGGTGGTTTTGCTTTCTTATGTGGCTTTATTGGTTAATCAGCTataaaaattgattgattgattttctgcagattgttttttttgtttcttctcaCATCTGTAATGCCAACTGAAAATGTGTCCACATAGCACTGAGTATCAAAAACGTTTTTAGTATTACTAATTGGCATCGAAAGTCTGCTTagatttgttttaaagtttGCTTGTTCTTTGATCAGATAGTTATGGATttagacttttaaaaaatatcaggtTTTTTACTATTAATTTTGACAAAGTTCACACAAAATTGCTTTTTGTCTAACATGTTTGTATTTCTCACAATAAGGTAGTAATTAAAGCAATGTCTTGGCATTGCCAATATCAGAACCTATCCACTTCTGTCTGACAACgataagcctctgggggcaagGGCCAATATTTTGGGCTAATCCGGTGTAGCCAGCGGATAATTGAGCCAAGATGTTGCCTTCTTAGCACCAGCCATTTCGGCTAATCTccataaacagatatctgcgtATAACAACGGTTAATTTAGGGGAAGTTAACATAGAACTAAATTGTCGTCAGTTGATAGCCGATGGTTTCCGAGATTGAATTTTGCATTCCACCTCTCCACGCAGCATTAGTATCACAGAATTTTAAATCTGACCACTCACAGTGATCATCCTATCCCTAAagatcttttcattttaaagtgtaCTTGGACTCAACAGGCACGGTACACATGGCTATTGGACTGAAAGTCAGTAATCAAAATATTAGACATGACAATAGTAGTCTATCGCATGTAAGGAAACAATTCAAAATGTACTATGATGATCACATAAATGTTTATGTGCTATAAGTGCAATAGTGAGCattaaccttttttcttttggaaGACTGTGTAACTCAGAAAAGAGTTggactgcagagctgctgttatTGCTACTGTTATAGTAGTCGTGGTCTTCCTCCTAGCTGTGATCTTTACGACCACAGAGGAAGCTTTagcctctcctcccctcctaaATTTTCACTTTCTTCCTCTCCCATCATCTCCTGACCAGGACACACAGATAAAGAGCTTCCTCTCTGATAAAACTTTTTGAGAGGAACAGTGCCtcataaaatgtttattttccacAGAGCTGAGTGTTACTGCATTGTACACAGGTGGGCCTAACATGGACAAATAGTTTAATACATACACATAGGGAACAGGTTAAAGGGAAACAAAACACCATGATGTATCTTAGTCAGGTGTTGCTCAGCCTGAGCCTCCTGAACACCATTGCTCTATAAGATATTTCCTTATTCtgtgttttgatgatgatgttggtgGAGAGTGTTGTCCAACACATACATCTAAAATCTCCCATGGGTGTTAGGTTGGATTAAAATCTGGTGACTGCAAGGACCATATCATATGATTCACATTAgggaaatatgaaaatatattgCTGCGTTCATGTGCTCCTCAGATGGTCCCATTTCCTGAGTTAGGAAGTCTTCTTCCAACTTTGGTGTGTCCATGAGCTTTAAGTCATCATGTGAGAACAACACTGACACTACAAAGacgatgtgttgtattttattgctcagagtATTTAAAAACTTGCTGCTGCCCCAGTACATCTGTCAGACTACTTAAGTATTGCTTTGCCTGAATaatgctaataaataacttttctaaGTAATCTATGTTATTCTACATGGCCAGCATCTAACAGTTACCAACCTTAT
This region includes:
- the apela gene encoding apelin receptor early endogenous ligand gives rise to the protein MRIFNLLYLLLLLVAVLVPAYSIRPDFLNLRRKYHRHHCPHRRCLPLHSRVPFP